A genomic region of Candidatus Methylacidiphilales bacterium contains the following coding sequences:
- a CDS encoding type Z 30S ribosomal protein S14, whose protein sequence is MAKKSMIAKQKRTPKFGVRKYNRCQISGRRRAYMRKFGVSRIQFREMALNGEIPGITKASW, encoded by the coding sequence ATGGCCAAGAAATCGATGATCGCCAAGCAGAAGCGGACGCCCAAATTCGGCGTCCGCAAGTACAACCGTTGCCAGATCAGCGGACGCCGCCGCGCCTATATGCGCAAATTCGGCGTCAGCCGTATCCAGTTCCGCGAGATGGCACTCAACGGGGAAATCCCCGGCATCACCAAGGCCAGCTGGTAA
- the rpsH gene encoding 30S ribosomal protein S8, producing the protein MQTDPLADFLTQIRNAASASKPECLTTYSRVKSDVATVLKKEGYIEECELTKNGSHQALKLTLKGATAGVKAIRGIRRISKPGLRRYCGAGEIPKVLGGLGTAVLSTPKGILSGHEAKKQNVGGELLLYIW; encoded by the coding sequence ATGCAGACCGACCCATTGGCAGATTTTCTGACCCAGATCCGCAACGCCGCCAGCGCCTCCAAGCCCGAGTGCCTGACCACCTATTCCCGCGTCAAAAGCGACGTGGCCACGGTGCTCAAGAAGGAAGGCTACATCGAGGAATGTGAGCTGACCAAGAACGGCTCCCATCAGGCCCTCAAGCTCACCCTCAAAGGCGCAACCGCCGGCGTCAAGGCCATCCGCGGCATCCGCCGCATTTCCAAGCCCGGACTCCGCCGTTATTGCGGCGCCGGGGAAATCCCCAAGGTCCTCGGGGGACTCGGCACGGCCGTGCTCTCCACCCCCAAAGGCATCCTCTCCGGCCATGAGGCCAAAAAACAAAACGTCGGGGGGGAACTCCTCCTCTACATCTGGTAA
- the rplF gene encoding 50S ribosomal protein L6, with protein sequence MSRIGNKVILVPDKVKVQVSGSVVKVEGPKGKLELTITPRVNVAVDGTHVRFTRAGDSRQDRALHGLTRSLVNNMVQGCLNGFKKKLIINGVGFKAAVQGKNLNLSLGFSHPVIYPIPADIKVTVEENTNVVIEGVDKQRVGAVAADIRRYYPPEPYKGKGVRYSDEVIRRKEGKTAQSK encoded by the coding sequence ATGTCACGAATCGGAAACAAAGTCATTTTGGTCCCGGACAAAGTCAAAGTCCAAGTCTCCGGGAGTGTCGTCAAGGTCGAGGGACCCAAGGGCAAACTCGAACTCACCATCACCCCGCGTGTCAATGTCGCCGTCGATGGCACCCATGTTCGCTTCACCCGCGCCGGTGACAGCCGCCAGGATCGTGCCCTCCACGGCCTGACCCGCAGCCTCGTCAACAACATGGTGCAGGGGTGCCTCAACGGATTCAAAAAGAAGCTCATCATCAATGGCGTCGGTTTCAAGGCCGCTGTCCAGGGCAAGAACCTCAACCTCAGCCTCGGCTTCTCGCACCCGGTCATTTATCCCATCCCGGCCGACATCAAGGTCACCGTCGAGGAAAACACCAATGTCGTCATCGAGGGCGTCGACAAGCAACGCGTCGGGGCCGTGGCCGCCGACATCCGCCGTTACTACCCCCCGGAACCCTACAAGGGCAAGGGTGTGCGCTACTCCGACGAGGTCATTCGCCGCAAGGAAGGCAAGACGGCCCAGAGCAAGTAA
- the rplR gene encoding 50S ribosomal protein L18, producing the protein MKASKKTTKATRQRTHIRIRRKVVGTPARPRLAVSFTSQHIYAQIIDDALGKTLVGVSTTEKSVAGQNLRPNLAGAAKVGQLLAERAKAKQISQVVFDRGGFLYHGKVKALADAAREGGLVF; encoded by the coding sequence ATGAAAGCTTCGAAAAAAACCACCAAGGCGACACGCCAGCGGACCCACATCCGCATCCGGCGCAAGGTTGTCGGCACCCCCGCCCGGCCCCGCCTCGCCGTCTCCTTCACCAGCCAGCACATCTACGCCCAGATCATCGACGATGCCCTCGGCAAAACTCTGGTCGGGGTCAGCACCACCGAAAAATCGGTCGCCGGACAAAACCTGCGTCCCAACCTCGCCGGTGCGGCCAAGGTCGGCCAGCTCCTGGCGGAACGGGCCAAGGCCAAACAGATCTCCCAGGTCGTTTTCGACCGCGGAGGATTCCTTTATCACGGTAAAGTCAAAGCACTCGCCGACGCCGCGCGCGAAGGTGGATTGGTATTCTAA